A single Halarcobacter anaerophilus DNA region contains:
- a CDS encoding DUF309 domain-containing protein encodes MTQIEKFIQALKEQRFVEAHELLEEDWRFYRKKGQKVEEKAIQGLINGATAHALFFIKKRPKSYEKVWKVFEKYKHYISEANLENINKFHEAKELLLEINKKVYKN; translated from the coding sequence ATGACACAAATCGAAAAATTTATTCAAGCTTTAAAAGAACAAAGATTTGTAGAAGCCCATGAACTTTTAGAAGAAGATTGGCGATTTTATAGAAAAAAAGGGCAAAAAGTAGAAGAAAAAGCAATACAAGGTTTGATAAATGGAGCTACGGCACATGCTCTTTTTTTCATAAAAAAAAGACCTAAAAGTTATGAAAAAGTATGGAAAGTTTTTGAAAAATATAAGCACTACATTAGTGAAGCTAATTTAGAAAATATAAATAAATTTCATGAAGCCAAAGAACTACTTTTGGAAATAAACAAAAAAGTGTATAAAAACTAA
- a CDS encoding hemolysin family protein — translation MEFLIFLFILVIGTSFLCSVLESVILSTNYTFISVLEEKDPATGKLLKKLKMDIDKSIASILILNTIANTLGATAIGVQAQNVFEGDKTLVMIVSIVLTFAILFFAEIIPKTIGAVYWKQLSSISARVIRVFVFFTYPIILITQFVTKKIKGKENSDSLSREELIHTTLLSEEEGVIGDLESDIIENTLTLHEIKIKDILTPRSVMYAVERNTAIKDILDDKRTYKFSRVPIYDDTIDNIVGVVLTKKLFKQAIRDKNATLESIMKPVLTLNENIPVAKALNKFIQKKEHMIIVLDNYDQTEGIITLEDCIETLLGLEIMDESDTTADMRRLALNKMKAKRRERAVNQKP, via the coding sequence ATGGAATTTCTAATATTTCTATTTATCCTTGTAATAGGCACATCGTTCTTATGTTCCGTGTTAGAATCAGTAATTCTATCGACAAATTATACTTTTATATCCGTACTTGAAGAAAAAGATCCAGCAACAGGAAAACTTCTTAAAAAGTTAAAAATGGATATAGATAAGTCTATAGCTTCAATTCTTATTTTAAATACTATTGCAAACACATTAGGTGCAACTGCTATTGGAGTACAAGCACAAAATGTTTTTGAAGGTGACAAAACATTAGTAATGATTGTCTCAATAGTTCTTACTTTTGCAATACTGTTTTTTGCAGAAATTATTCCAAAAACAATCGGTGCTGTATATTGGAAACAATTATCTTCAATCTCTGCTAGAGTTATAAGAGTATTTGTTTTTTTTACTTATCCTATAATTCTTATCACTCAATTTGTGACAAAAAAGATAAAAGGAAAAGAGAATTCAGATTCTTTGTCAAGAGAAGAGTTGATTCATACAACTTTACTTAGTGAAGAAGAAGGAGTAATAGGAGATTTAGAATCAGATATTATTGAAAATACTCTTACTTTACATGAAATAAAAATAAAAGATATTTTAACTCCTAGATCAGTTATGTATGCAGTTGAAAGAAATACTGCGATAAAAGATATTCTTGATGATAAAAGAACATATAAATTTTCAAGAGTACCTATATATGACGACACGATAGATAACATTGTGGGTGTAGTTCTAACAAAGAAACTATTTAAACAGGCAATCAGAGATAAAAATGCAACACTGGAATCTATAATGAAACCGGTACTTACACTAAATGAAAATATCCCTGTTGCAAAAGCTTTAAATAAATTTATTCAGAAAAAAGAGCATATGATTATTGTTCTTGATAATTATGACCAAACCGAAGGGATTATTACTTTGGAAGATTGTATTGAAACTCTTCTTGGTTTGGAAATTATGGATGAATCAGATACAACAGCCGATATGAGAAGATTAGCTTTAAATAAAATGAAAGCTAAAAGAAGAGAAAGAGCGGTAAATCAAAAGCCTTAA
- a CDS encoding HugZ family pyridoxamine 5'-phosphate oxidase: MLKKFLDTFKSTVLSTLDENNNPFTSYAPFIKKDDKYYIYISSMAKHFKNLKKNKKVSLFFVEDETYCENIFRRKRVVLQCNSEIIPRDTKEFEQLVELFENKHGSTMKVLKSMKDFAFFEFIPFYGEAVFGFGEAYNIGGEKFDQLIERENLKGHSK; encoded by the coding sequence ATGTTAAAAAAATTTTTAGATACTTTTAAAAGTACTGTCCTCTCAACACTCGATGAAAATAACAATCCTTTTACAAGTTATGCTCCCTTTATAAAAAAAGATGATAAATATTATATCTATATAAGTTCAATGGCAAAACACTTTAAAAACTTAAAGAAAAATAAAAAAGTCTCACTTTTTTTTGTAGAAGATGAAACATATTGTGAAAATATTTTTAGAAGAAAAAGAGTAGTTTTACAATGTAATTCGGAAATAATTCCAAGAGATACAAAAGAGTTTGAACAGTTAGTAGAACTCTTTGAAAATAAGCACGGCTCAACTATGAAAGTTTTAAAAAGTATGAAAGACTTTGCATTTTTTGAATTTATACCTTTTTACGGTGAAGCAGTATTTGGTTTCGGGGAGGCTTATAATATAGGCGGTGAAAAATTTGATCAATTAATTGAACGGGAAAATTTAAAAGGTCATTCAAAGTAA
- a CDS encoding MerR family transcriptional regulator encodes MALLDNNKDVLPLSSIAELLTAKVRTLKMYEEKGLLPHKKELKKLYSINDVNIISFVHYLASVKKINANGIKYILEMLESNMDEKNKKEFLDIVEKKLEKLSGVEVKDVEVI; translated from the coding sequence TTGGCTTTATTAGATAATAACAAAGATGTGTTGCCATTAAGCAGTATAGCAGAACTACTTACTGCAAAAGTTAGAACTTTGAAAATGTATGAAGAAAAAGGACTTTTGCCTCACAAAAAAGAACTTAAAAAACTATACTCTATAAATGATGTAAATATTATCTCTTTTGTTCACTATTTAGCAAGTGTAAAAAAAATAAATGCAAACGGAATTAAATATATTTTGGAAATGTTAGAGAGCAATATGGATGAAAAAAATAAAAAAGAGTTTTTAGATATTGTAGAAAAGAAGTTGGAAAAACTTTCAGGAGTTGAAGTAAAAGATGTAGAAGTAATCTAA
- a CDS encoding response regulator transcription factor codes for MRLLSLDINSEILDYIIDNELYICDAVTEIDDAIYHSEVRYYNLILIKHNNIKYLKEILKHINPRQTAAIFLVDNISKEEEIELLKKGAIDVLKGPVSNELLLAKMKSIHRENFENQYTFKDKYLINKEERSISDKNNNKLVINGKPFSILEYLIKNRHRSAISKEELLDVLWDDPEWVVRNVVEVNINIIRKGIQNTFEDNFINTVRHRGYQII; via the coding sequence ATGCGTCTTTTATCATTAGATATAAACAGCGAAATTTTAGATTATATTATAGACAATGAACTATATATATGTGATGCCGTCACCGAAATAGATGATGCCATCTACCATAGTGAAGTTAGGTATTATAATTTAATTTTGATTAAACATAACAACATAAAATATCTCAAAGAGATTTTAAAACATATAAACCCAAGACAGACTGCTGCCATTTTTTTAGTAGATAATATTAGTAAAGAAGAGGAAATAGAACTGCTGAAAAAAGGTGCGATAGATGTATTAAAAGGTCCTGTTTCAAACGAATTGCTTTTAGCAAAAATGAAATCAATTCATAGAGAAAATTTTGAAAATCAATATACTTTTAAAGATAAATATCTTATAAATAAAGAAGAGAGATCAATCTCTGACAAAAACAATAACAAACTTGTTATAAACGGAAAACCTTTTAGTATTTTAGAGTATTTAATAAAAAACAGACACAGATCTGCAATATCAAAAGAAGAACTTCTCGATGTTTTATGGGATGATCCTGAATGGGTTGTAAGAAATGTCGTAGAAGTTAATATCAATATCATAAGAAAAGGTATACAAAATACTTTTGAAGATAATTTCATAAACACAGTACGGCACAGAGGTTATCAAATAATCTAA
- the ectA gene encoding diaminobutyrate acetyltransferase, with translation MSEKKIYIRKPKKEFAKKIYKLVEDTKILDLNSEYLYLLQTTHFKESCSIALCEENIVGFVSGYRLPNKPDTLFVWQVAIDENFRGMGLAAKLIANTLKRKINSDIKYIHTTVSPSNKSSIKMFTKLAKYLKTEIKSKQFFEKEDFVDQHEEENLYEIGPIKRKGEK, from the coding sequence TTGTCTGAAAAAAAGATATATATTCGTAAACCGAAAAAGGAGTTTGCAAAAAAGATATATAAGTTAGTCGAAGATACAAAAATCTTAGACTTAAACTCGGAATATCTTTATTTATTACAAACAACCCATTTTAAGGAGTCTTGTTCAATCGCACTTTGTGAAGAAAATATTGTAGGTTTTGTTTCAGGGTATAGATTGCCAAATAAACCTGATACTCTTTTTGTTTGGCAAGTTGCTATCGATGAAAATTTTAGAGGAATGGGCTTAGCTGCAAAATTGATTGCAAATACTCTAAAAAGAAAAATAAATAGTGACATAAAGTACATACATACTACAGTTTCACCAAGTAATAAATCTTCTATAAAAATGTTTACAAAACTAGCAAAATATCTAAAAACAGAGATTAAAAGCAAACAGTTTTTTGAAAAAGAGGATTTTGTTGACCAGCATGAAGAGGAAAATCTTTATGAAATCGGTCCTATAAAAAGAAAGGGAGAAAAATGA
- the ectB gene encoding diaminobutyrate--2-oxoglutarate transaminase, producing MRIFENLESEVRGYIRSFPTIFEKSKGAILTDEQGEEFIDFFAGAGTLNYGHNNEHVQEALMEYLKKDGVVHGLDMATTAKKEFIQTFDELILKPRNLEYKLQFTGPTGANVVETALKLARLIKGRSNIVAFTNGYHGLSQGALAVTGNNEYRDESYISRCNATFMPYDGYFGEVNTLEYFRKFLEDGSSGVDLPAAVILETIQGEGGINVVSKEWLQELETICKEFDILLIVDDIQVGNGRTGEFFSFEFAGINPDMVTLSKSIGGGLPMALLLFRPELDQWKQGEHTGTFRGNNLAFVASKVCLENYWQSDDLSNAVFYKEKILKEKLQEIAKKYEDEYTIDVRGRGLAYGFEVKEDKSIASEISEYAFKENLICETCGSQNQVVKFLPPLTISEDLLNEGLQRFENAVDKLFKDKKEKLTQEF from the coding sequence ATGAGAATTTTTGAAAATTTAGAATCTGAAGTTAGAGGATATATTAGAAGTTTTCCGACAATTTTTGAAAAATCAAAAGGTGCAATATTAACGGATGAACAAGGTGAAGAGTTTATTGATTTTTTTGCAGGAGCAGGAACTTTAAACTACGGGCATAATAATGAACATGTTCAAGAAGCATTAATGGAATATCTAAAAAAAGACGGTGTGGTTCACGGATTGGATATGGCAACAACAGCAAAAAAAGAGTTTATCCAAACTTTTGACGAACTGATTTTAAAACCAAGAAATCTTGAATATAAACTTCAATTTACGGGACCTACAGGTGCAAACGTAGTTGAAACGGCATTAAAACTCGCAAGACTGATTAAAGGACGAAGCAATATTGTAGCTTTTACAAACGGTTACCACGGTTTATCACAAGGAGCCCTTGCAGTTACAGGGAATAATGAGTATAGAGATGAAAGTTATATTAGCAGATGCAATGCAACCTTTATGCCTTATGACGGATATTTCGGAGAAGTTAATACTTTGGAATATTTTAGAAAGTTTTTAGAAGACGGCAGTAGCGGAGTTGATTTACCTGCTGCGGTTATTCTTGAAACTATACAAGGAGAAGGAGGAATAAACGTAGTATCAAAAGAGTGGTTACAAGAGCTTGAAACTATTTGTAAAGAGTTTGATATTTTACTTATTGTAGATGATATTCAAGTAGGTAACGGACGAACAGGCGAGTTTTTCTCTTTTGAATTTGCGGGAATAAATCCTGATATGGTAACCCTTTCTAAATCAATAGGAGGAGGTCTTCCTATGGCACTTCTGCTATTTAGACCTGAATTAGACCAATGGAAACAGGGAGAACATACAGGAACATTTAGAGGTAATAACTTAGCTTTTGTTGCATCTAAAGTCTGCTTGGAAAACTATTGGCAAAGCGACGATCTTTCAAATGCAGTATTCTACAAAGAAAAAATATTAAAAGAGAAACTTCAAGAGATTGCAAAAAAATATGAAGATGAATATACAATAGATGTAAGAGGTAGAGGATTAGCTTACGGTTTTGAAGTAAAAGAGGATAAATCAATTGCTTCAGAAATTTCGGAATATGCTTTTAAAGAGAATCTTATTTGTGAAACTTGCGGTAGCCAGAATCAAGTAGTAAAATTTTTGCCGCCTTTAACAATTAGTGAAGATCTTTTGAATGAAGGCTTACAAAGATTTGAAAATGCAGTAGATAAACTATTTAAAGATAAAAAAGAAAAATTAACACAGGAGTTTTAA
- a CDS encoding ectoine synthase, giving the protein MIVRDIKDIIGTQKEVHAKKGQWSSRRMLLKDDGMGFSFHETIIKANTKTHIHYQNHFEAVYCVEGNGKIEDLKTGKVHEIYDGVMYALNEHDDHNLYGGSEDMRLICVFNPPLKGTENHNENGVYPLED; this is encoded by the coding sequence ATGATAGTAAGAGATATTAAAGATATTATAGGAACACAAAAAGAGGTACATGCAAAAAAAGGACAATGGAGCAGCAGAAGAATGCTTCTAAAAGATGACGGTATGGGATTTTCTTTCCATGAAACAATTATTAAAGCAAATACAAAAACACATATTCACTATCAAAACCATTTTGAAGCCGTATATTGTGTAGAAGGAAACGGGAAAATTGAAGATCTGAAAACAGGAAAAGTGCATGAAATATATGACGGAGTTATGTATGCTTTAAATGAACATGATGACCACAATTTATATGGAGGAAGTGAAGATATGAGACTAATTTGTGTATTCAATCCACCTCTTAAAGGAACTGAAAACCATAATGAAAACGGGGTTTATCCTTTAGAAGATTAA
- a CDS encoding phytanoyl-CoA dioxygenase family protein — translation MQDFYPSRGEKEEIINRVDKTVYSSISAGEYSLDNISRKEYEERGFIVFPNLFTQEETKEMLKELEYMASNTQLAKNEEFIQEPDSNKIRTIFNQHLFSTLFDKISKEPRVLDKVKQLLGSDVYIHHSRINIKPAYKGKSFPWHSDFETWHCEDGLPRCRCLTAWIMLTDNTEFNGPLYVIPKSHKKYVSCKGKTPQNNYKKSLKKQEYGVPSVNAIKEFTKDSQLVGVYGKAGTLVIHDGNTMHGSPDNISPYSRTNAFFVYNSIENKPAKPFAAKTSRADFLCLKDFTPLKSE, via the coding sequence ATGCAAGATTTCTACCCGTCAAGAGGTGAAAAAGAAGAAATTATTAACAGAGTAGACAAAACTGTGTACAGCAGTATTTCAGCAGGAGAATACTCATTGGATAATATATCCAGAAAAGAGTATGAAGAGAGAGGATTTATTGTCTTTCCTAATCTTTTTACTCAAGAAGAGACAAAAGAGATGTTAAAAGAGCTTGAATATATGGCAAGCAATACCCAACTAGCAAAAAATGAAGAGTTTATCCAAGAACCTGATAGTAATAAGATCAGAACAATATTCAATCAACATCTTTTTAGCACACTCTTTGACAAAATATCAAAAGAGCCTAGAGTTTTAGACAAAGTAAAACAACTTTTAGGAAGCGACGTATATATACATCACAGCAGAATAAATATAAAACCTGCATATAAAGGAAAATCTTTCCCCTGGCACAGTGATTTTGAAACTTGGCATTGTGAAGACGGACTACCTAGATGCAGATGTCTGACTGCTTGGATTATGCTAACTGATAATACAGAATTTAACGGTCCTTTGTATGTAATACCAAAAAGTCATAAAAAATATGTATCTTGTAAAGGGAAAACGCCCCAAAATAACTATAAAAAATCATTAAAAAAACAAGAGTACGGCGTTCCTAGCGTAAATGCAATAAAAGAGTTTACAAAAGATTCTCAATTAGTAGGAGTTTACGGTAAAGCGGGAACTCTTGTAATACATGACGGAAATACAATGCACGGAAGCCCTGATAATATCTCTCCATATAGTAGAACTAACGCTTTTTTTGTTTATAACTCAATAGAAAATAAACCTGCAAAACCTTTTGCGGCAAAAACATCAAGAGCCGATTTTTTATGTCTAAAAGATTTTACACCGTTAAAAAGTGAATAA